A region from the uncultured Macellibacteroides sp. genome encodes:
- a CDS encoding DNA-directed RNA polymerase subunit omega — translation MDYRKSNAPTNTITRDMMKVSEDTGNVYETVVIIGKRANQISVEMKQDLEKKLQEFASYNDNLEEVFENREQIEISRYYEKLPKSTLIAAQEYEDGKVYHKNPLKEKSNF, via the coding sequence ATGGATTACAGAAAGTCAAATGCTCCAACGAATACAATTACCCGCGACATGATGAAAGTGTCAGAAGATACTGGTAATGTGTACGAAACTGTAGTGATCATTGGTAAGAGGGCTAACCAGATCAGTGTGGAAATGAAGCAAGATCTGGAAAAGAAACTTCAGGAGTTTGCCTCATACAACGACAATCTTGAGGAAGTGTTCGAAAACAGAGAACAAATTGAGATCTCCCGTTATTATGAAAAGTTGCCTAAATCTACTTTGATTGCAGCTCAGGAATATGAAGACGGAAAGGTTTATCATAAAAATCCGCTTAAGGAGAAAAGCAATTTCTAA
- the bamD gene encoding outer membrane protein assembly factor BamD yields MKKVVFIMMIAVLFSSCGEYNKILKSTDYELKYSYAKKYFNKKEFSKSATLLDELVTIFKGTANAEESLYLLAQSYYGQKDYLTASQYFNTYYTTYPKGEYTELARYYSGYGLYLDSPDPRLDQTQTYKAISELQLYLEYYPQSERAKEAQNIMFELQEKLAYKELMATRLYYNLGTYMGNNYLSSVITAQSALKNYPYSKYREEFMYYVIQSKYDLALVSVEEKLQGRYRDVVDEYYNYMNEYPEGKYVKQVKKFYDYASKRINDAY; encoded by the coding sequence ATGAAAAAGGTTGTATTTATAATGATGATTGCGGTCTTGTTTTCTTCCTGCGGGGAGTATAACAAGATATTGAAGAGTACAGACTACGAGCTTAAATATTCGTATGCTAAGAAATACTTCAATAAGAAGGAGTTTTCTAAATCTGCTACTTTGTTGGATGAACTGGTTACAATCTTTAAAGGAACAGCTAATGCCGAAGAATCTTTGTATTTGTTGGCACAAAGCTATTACGGACAAAAAGATTATTTAACTGCTTCGCAGTATTTTAATACCTATTACACCACCTATCCGAAAGGCGAGTACACGGAGTTGGCCCGCTATTATTCCGGATACGGTCTGTATCTTGATTCACCTGATCCAAGATTAGATCAGACTCAAACGTATAAGGCTATTTCTGAGTTGCAGCTTTATCTTGAATATTATCCTCAGAGCGAACGGGCTAAGGAAGCACAAAACATTATGTTTGAGTTGCAGGAAAAACTTGCTTACAAAGAATTAATGGCAACCCGATTGTATTATAATTTAGGAACGTATATGGGTAATAATTACCTTTCTTCTGTGATCACAGCTCAGAGTGCATTGAAAAATTATCCTTATTCGAAGTATAGAGAAGAATTTATGTATTATGTGATACAGTCTAAGTACGATCTGGCTTTGGTTAGTGTGGAAGAAAAGCTGCAAGGCAGATATCGTGATGTGGTAGATGAATATTACAATTACATGAATGAATATCCTGAAGGTAAATATGTAAAACAGGTGAAGAAGTTTTACGATTATGCCAGCAAGAGAATTAATGATGCGTATTAA
- a CDS encoding amino acid-binding protein, with amino-acid sequence MLIKQLSIFLENKKGRFTEVAKLLGEAGINMSAFTVAENSDFGILRLIVSDTDKAIKVLRDKLYAVSVANVVCLHCPNQPGALAKAMDIITAEGIFIEYMYAFSQGEAANVIIRPDNVEKCAEVLKANKLELLAASDLYKL; translated from the coding sequence ATGTTAATTAAACAGTTGTCTATCTTTCTGGAAAATAAAAAAGGGCGTTTTACTGAAGTAGCCAAGTTGCTTGGAGAAGCCGGTATAAATATGTCTGCTTTTACAGTTGCCGAAAACTCTGATTTTGGTATTTTGCGTTTAATAGTTTCGGATACTGATAAAGCGATTAAAGTGCTTCGCGATAAGCTATATGCTGTAAGTGTTGCCAATGTGGTGTGCCTGCATTGCCCGAATCAACCCGGTGCATTAGCGAAGGCGATGGATATTATCACAGCGGAAGGGATTTTTATTGAATACATGTATGCCTTCTCTCAGGGAGAAGCAGCAAATGTAATAATCAGACCCGACAATGTGGAAAAGTGTGCTGAAGTGCTAAAAGCAAACAAATTGGAGCTTTTAGCCGCAAGTGATTTGTATAAGTTGTAA
- a CDS encoding phenylacetate--CoA ligase gives MIWNETIECMSREEMRKLQSIRLKRVVEHAYHNTPFYRKKMQEIGLTPGDINSIEDIKKLPFTVKQDLRDNYPFGLMAVPMSEIVRLHASSGTTGQPIVVGYTRKDLSTWSEVVARCLTAYGLSRNDSVQVSYGYGLFTGGLGLHYGVETIGGTVIPISSGNTQKQIQLMHDFGAKALACTPSYALFLAEAIKDSGIKREEFQLKTGIFGAEPWTENMRKDIEEKLGIKAYDIYGLTEIIGPGVGCECECQNGTHLWEDHFFPEIIDPNTLEPVEPGQPGELVFTTLTKEGMPMLRYRTRDLTSLNYEVCDCGRTAVRMSRILGRSDDMLIIRGVNVFPSQIESVILELEEFEPHYLLIVDRVNNTDTLQVQVEVRQEFYTDEMNKLIALKKKITHRLQSVLGIAPDVKIVEPRSIERSQGKAKHVIDNRKLL, from the coding sequence ATGATTTGGAACGAGACAATAGAATGCATGAGTCGCGAGGAAATGAGAAAACTACAGAGCATCCGCTTAAAACGAGTAGTAGAACATGCGTACCACAATACTCCCTTCTATCGGAAAAAAATGCAGGAGATCGGATTAACTCCCGGTGATATCAACTCTATTGAAGATATTAAAAAACTTCCTTTTACCGTAAAACAGGATTTACGCGACAATTATCCATTTGGATTAATGGCTGTGCCTATGTCCGAAATCGTTCGTCTTCATGCTTCATCAGGAACAACAGGTCAGCCTATTGTGGTTGGTTATACAAGAAAGGATCTTTCTACCTGGAGCGAAGTGGTAGCACGCTGTTTAACTGCTTACGGTTTGTCTCGTAACGACTCTGTTCAAGTGTCTTATGGGTATGGATTATTTACCGGAGGCCTTGGTTTGCATTATGGTGTTGAAACAATTGGTGGAACGGTTATTCCTATAAGTAGCGGTAATACACAGAAACAAATACAGCTTATGCACGACTTTGGGGCAAAGGCTTTGGCCTGTACACCTTCGTATGCATTGTTTTTAGCAGAAGCCATTAAAGATTCCGGTATTAAAAGAGAGGAATTTCAATTAAAAACTGGTATCTTTGGAGCTGAACCCTGGACAGAGAATATGCGTAAGGATATTGAAGAAAAGTTAGGCATCAAAGCTTACGATATTTATGGTCTTACGGAGATAATCGGTCCGGGTGTTGGTTGTGAATGCGAGTGCCAGAATGGGACTCATTTGTGGGAAGATCATTTCTTTCCAGAAATTATAGATCCGAATACGCTTGAACCTGTAGAACCAGGGCAACCGGGTGAATTGGTATTTACAACGCTTACAAAAGAAGGAATGCCTATGTTGCGTTATCGGACAAGAGACCTTACTTCTTTGAATTATGAAGTATGTGATTGCGGTCGTACCGCAGTTCGTATGAGCCGGATCTTGGGAAGAAGCGACGATATGTTGATTATCAGAGGTGTAAACGTATTCCCATCGCAGATTGAATCTGTAATTCTGGAGCTCGAAGAGTTTGAACCACATTATCTGCTGATTGTTGACCGGGTAAACAATACCGACACCTTGCAGGTACAAGTGGAAGTAAGACAAGAGTTTTATACGGACGAAATGAATAAACTGATTGCTTTAAAGAAAAAGATAACACACCGTTTACAAAGTGTACTTGGGATTGCTCCCGATGTTAAAATTGTTGAACCGCGTAGTATCGAACGTAGTCAGGGTAAAGCAAAACACGTTATTGATAACAGAAAGTTACTATAA
- a CDS encoding MFS transporter: MSFRKNISLLYLIKISKWFTLVMPIIVLFYESNGLGLKDVFILKSVYSLAAVILEIPSGYLADVWGRRKCLILGCILYFGGFLTYSFTETFSAFLFAEILLGIGQTLVNGADSALLYDTTVQYKKERLYLRYEGRITMIGNFAEAFAGICGGLLAVYSLRLPFFFQTAIAFIGIPAAFALKETTQKSIIKSPVGEIVRIIRYSLVTNKQLCYNILYSGIIGAATLTMAWFVQPLLIYLKTPTSMYGIIWTLLNLTVGIAALYSDKADRLLGMRRMSTIILIFIAGGYVALAFNLSYAGLFVLFVFYIFRGLATPILKGYINQNTFSEMRATVLSIRNFVIRLIFAAIAPFIGWMNDVYSLRTALLTTAIIIFVPGLLFLLLQIKSHAGNSNNNPGDNKGIDVKI; the protein is encoded by the coding sequence ATGTCCTTCCGTAAAAATATAAGCCTTTTATACCTGATCAAGATATCCAAATGGTTTACGCTTGTGATGCCAATCATCGTTCTTTTTTACGAATCTAACGGATTGGGACTAAAGGATGTATTTATTTTGAAAAGTGTTTATTCTCTTGCTGCCGTTATTTTGGAAATACCTTCGGGCTATCTTGCCGATGTCTGGGGACGCAGAAAATGTCTTATTCTTGGGTGCATTCTCTATTTTGGAGGCTTTCTCACCTACTCTTTTACAGAAACTTTCAGTGCATTTTTATTTGCCGAAATACTGCTCGGCATAGGTCAGACGTTGGTAAACGGAGCCGATTCGGCACTCTTGTACGACACTACAGTTCAATATAAAAAGGAACGGCTTTATTTGCGTTACGAAGGACGAATCACAATGATTGGAAACTTCGCCGAAGCTTTTGCAGGCATTTGCGGCGGATTATTGGCTGTTTATTCTCTCCGTTTACCTTTTTTCTTTCAAACGGCAATTGCCTTTATAGGAATTCCCGCTGCCTTTGCCCTAAAAGAAACGACTCAGAAAAGTATTATAAAAAGTCCGGTTGGCGAAATAGTAAGGATTATCAGGTATTCGCTCGTCACCAACAAACAATTATGTTATAACATCTTGTACTCCGGCATTATTGGAGCAGCCACCTTAACTATGGCCTGGTTTGTACAACCCTTGCTTATATATTTGAAAACACCTACTTCCATGTACGGTATTATATGGACCCTGCTAAACCTTACTGTCGGAATAGCGGCGCTATACTCCGACAAGGCCGATCGTTTATTGGGTATGCGGCGGATGAGTACTATAATTCTGATATTTATTGCAGGCGGTTACGTTGCCCTTGCGTTCAATCTTAGCTACGCAGGATTGTTCGTCTTGTTTGTTTTTTATATATTCAGGGGATTAGCCACACCAATTCTTAAAGGGTATATCAACCAAAATACTTTCTCAGAGATGCGGGCAACAGTTCTGTCTATACGCAATTTCGTAATCAGACTTATTTTTGCCGCCATCGCGCCATTTATCGGCTGGATGAACGATGTTTATTCCCTTCGAACGGCGTTGCTAACAACAGCCATTATCATATTCGTACCCGGACTCTTGTTTCTGTTACTTCAGATAAAAAGTCATGCCGGAAACTCAAACAATAATCCGGGAGATAACAAAGGGATTGATGTAAAAATTTAA
- a CDS encoding glycoside hydrolase family 130 protein, whose product MNKFDLKITGDALPDMPWEDRPEGCSDVMWRFSKNPVIPRNIIPTSNSVFNSAVVPFKDGYAGVFRCDDTNRRMRLHVGFSKDAIHWDIKKTKLEFVCDDKEIGEFVYAYDPRVCFIEDRYYVTWCNGYHGPTIGVAYTFDFETFHQLENAYLPFNRNGVMFPRKINGNYAMLSRPSDNGHTPFGDIFYSESPDMCFWGKHRHVMSPAPFEDSAWQCTKIGAGPIPIETSEGWLLIYHGVLHSCNGFVYSFGSALLDIDQPWKVKFRSGPYLLSPQKDYECMGDVPNVVFPCAALHDPETKRIAVYYGCADTVTGLAFGYIDEIIEFTKKNSII is encoded by the coding sequence ATGAATAAGTTTGATTTAAAAATAACAGGAGACGCGCTGCCCGATATGCCTTGGGAAGATCGCCCGGAAGGATGTAGCGATGTTATGTGGCGTTTTTCAAAGAATCCGGTGATTCCAAGAAATATCATTCCCACTTCAAACAGCGTGTTTAATAGTGCGGTTGTACCATTCAAAGATGGATATGCAGGCGTGTTTCGCTGCGACGATACAAACCGGCGAATGCGTTTACATGTTGGTTTTAGCAAAGATGCCATTCACTGGGATATAAAGAAAACCAAATTAGAGTTTGTTTGTGACGATAAAGAGATTGGCGAGTTTGTTTATGCTTACGACCCTCGTGTTTGCTTTATCGAAGACAGATACTATGTAACCTGGTGTAATGGATACCATGGTCCTACAATTGGTGTTGCATACACGTTTGATTTCGAAACGTTCCATCAACTCGAAAATGCTTATTTGCCGTTTAATCGTAACGGGGTAATGTTTCCACGTAAGATTAATGGAAACTATGCCATGCTTAGTCGGCCAAGTGATAATGGTCATACACCTTTTGGTGATATATTCTATAGTGAGTCTCCGGATATGTGTTTTTGGGGAAAGCATCGTCATGTAATGTCGCCTGCTCCCTTTGAAGATAGCGCCTGGCAGTGTACAAAAATCGGTGCGGGACCTATTCCTATCGAAACTTCAGAAGGCTGGTTGCTAATATATCACGGGGTATTGCATTCTTGCAATGGCTTTGTTTATAGCTTTGGATCCGCGTTATTGGATATTGATCAGCCTTGGAAGGTTAAATTCCGTTCGGGACCTTATCTGTTGTCTCCGCAAAAAGACTACGAATGCATGGGGGATGTTCCAAACGTTGTTTTTCCTTGCGCAGCGTTGCATGATCCCGAAACGAAACGCATAGCCGTCTATTATGGATGTGCCGACACTGTTACAGGATTGGCTTTTGGATATATCGACGAGATAATCGAATTCACGAAAAAAAATTCAATAATTTAA
- a CDS encoding sodium:solute symporter family protein has protein sequence MKLQLLDVLIIAAYLVIMLVIGLMLKKKASKNLDSYFLGGKTLPFYMLGLSNASGMFDISGTMWMVYLAFVYGLKSLWIPWLWPVFNQIFLMVYLSVWLRRSNVLTGAEWIRTRFGYGRGANLSHTIVVLYAVIGVLGFLSYGFIGIGKFMEIFFPWEVVSQYVPFDVTPEYVPHVYGIFFTSIATIYVMLGGMLSIVWTDVVQFAIMTIAGVVIAVIAMINVTPEMLAAHVPAGWNTPFFGWTLDLDWSNLLPNVMDKIAADQYGLFTIFIMMMLFKGVFLSMAGPAPNYDMQKILACKTPKEAALMSGSVPVILLIPRYLMIMGFAVLAIVFFSEDFRAMGSSVDFETILPRAIGQFVPTGLAGLLLAGLLAAFMSTFASTVNAAPAYLVNDVYLKYINPKASAKIQIRASYIISVLVVVVSTVIGFFVLNINSVLQWIVSALYGGYIAANLLKWHWWRFNGTGYFWGMLVGILAAMIVPYFFPDTLPLYYFPVLMSVSFIGCIVGTLLSEPTDEKTLINFYIRVRPWGLWGPVAKKAIAKYPQVKTNKNFKRDMFNVAIGILWQSCLTIIPMYIVIKEGFPLLTSVLILIITTLILKKNWYDKMDKDEKEYDALMKELDLDKKD, from the coding sequence ATGAAATTACAACTGCTGGACGTGTTGATAATAGCTGCCTATCTGGTGATTATGCTTGTCATCGGACTGATGCTTAAGAAGAAAGCGTCCAAAAATCTCGATTCTTACTTCCTTGGAGGTAAAACCTTGCCTTTTTACATGTTAGGGCTTTCTAATGCTTCGGGGATGTTTGATATTTCCGGAACGATGTGGATGGTGTACCTGGCATTTGTTTATGGACTTAAGAGTCTATGGATTCCGTGGCTTTGGCCGGTGTTTAATCAAATTTTCCTGATGGTATACCTTTCTGTCTGGCTTCGTCGTTCAAATGTGCTGACTGGAGCCGAATGGATTCGTACTCGTTTTGGATATGGCAGAGGAGCCAATCTTTCTCATACTATCGTAGTCCTTTACGCAGTAATTGGTGTTTTAGGTTTTCTAAGCTATGGCTTTATAGGTATTGGTAAATTTATGGAAATCTTCTTCCCCTGGGAAGTGGTTTCGCAATACGTGCCATTCGATGTAACGCCCGAGTATGTGCCTCATGTTTATGGTATCTTCTTTACTTCGATAGCTACTATCTATGTGATGCTTGGAGGAATGCTAAGTATCGTGTGGACGGATGTGGTGCAATTTGCTATAATGACAATTGCCGGGGTGGTGATAGCTGTTATTGCAATGATTAATGTAACTCCCGAAATGCTTGCCGCACATGTGCCTGCAGGTTGGAATACTCCATTTTTTGGTTGGACGCTGGATCTGGATTGGAGCAATCTTCTTCCTAATGTTATGGATAAAATAGCGGCAGATCAGTACGGTTTATTTACCATATTTATAATGATGATGCTTTTTAAAGGAGTATTTTTAAGTATGGCAGGCCCAGCACCCAATTATGATATGCAAAAGATTCTGGCATGTAAAACTCCGAAAGAAGCAGCTTTGATGAGCGGTTCTGTTCCTGTAATATTGCTTATTCCAAGATATCTGATGATTATGGGTTTTGCTGTATTGGCAATTGTTTTCTTTAGTGAAGATTTTCGGGCAATGGGATCGTCGGTAGACTTTGAGACTATTCTTCCGCGAGCGATAGGTCAATTTGTTCCAACCGGACTTGCCGGACTTTTGCTTGCTGGTTTGCTTGCTGCATTTATGTCTACCTTTGCTTCTACTGTAAATGCTGCACCTGCTTATCTGGTAAATGATGTTTACCTGAAGTATATCAATCCGAAAGCTTCTGCTAAGATTCAGATACGGGCAAGTTATATTATTTCCGTTTTGGTTGTAGTTGTTAGTACTGTTATCGGTTTCTTTGTTTTGAATATTAATTCAGTACTGCAATGGATTGTCTCTGCTTTGTACGGAGGCTATATTGCTGCCAACTTATTAAAATGGCATTGGTGGCGGTTTAATGGAACAGGTTATTTCTGGGGAATGCTGGTTGGTATTCTGGCAGCAATGATTGTTCCGTATTTTTTCCCGGATACATTGCCTTTGTATTATTTCCCGGTACTTATGTCTGTGTCGTTTATCGGCTGTATTGTAGGAACATTGCTTTCTGAACCCACAGACGAAAAAACACTGATTAATTTTTATATCCGAGTACGTCCCTGGGGGCTCTGGGGTCCTGTTGCAAAAAAAGCAATAGCCAAATACCCTCAGGTTAAGACAAATAAAAACTTTAAGCGCGATATGTTTAACGTGGCTATTGGTATTTTATGGCAAAGTTGCTTAACCATTATACCCATGTATATTGTTATTAAAGAAGGATTTCCGTTGTTAACATCTGTTCTTATTCTTATTATTACTACATTGATACTTAAGAAAAACTGGTATGATAAAATGGATAAAGACGAAAAAGAATACGATGCTTTGATGAAAGAATTGGATTTAGATAAAAAGGATTGA
- the lsrF gene encoding 3-hydroxy-5-phosphonooxypentane-2,4-dione thiolase: MADLDGIIANKDKDYGIGVPVQKQSYFLKGLDHCDWGIKDRMSRIFNPATGRTVMLAFDHGYIMGPTSGLERLDLSIVPLIEYADSLMCTRGALRSVVPPVSNKPICLRYSAGTTVLTELNNECILDIKDAIRLNASALAVMVSIGDTYEGKTIENLVRTADFGYTYGIPTMGVTAVGKQMTRDARYFSAATRICAENGATFVKTYYTEQDFGKVINACPVPIVIAGGKKLPEKDALDLCYRAINEGAAGVDMGRNVFQSESPIAMIRAVRGVVHEGLTPDQAFELFNNLSK, translated from the coding sequence ATGGCAGATTTAGATGGCATTATCGCCAACAAAGACAAAGATTACGGAATAGGTGTCCCTGTACAGAAACAATCTTACTTTCTAAAGGGACTGGATCATTGTGACTGGGGAATTAAGGACAGAATGAGCCGGATTTTTAATCCGGCTACAGGACGTACGGTTATGCTGGCTTTCGATCACGGATACATAATGGGACCTACCTCGGGATTGGAAAGACTTGATTTGTCAATTGTACCGCTTATCGAATACGCCGACTCCCTGATGTGTACGAGGGGCGCATTGCGTTCGGTGGTTCCTCCTGTTTCCAACAAACCGATTTGCTTGCGCTATTCGGCCGGAACTACTGTCCTAACAGAATTGAACAATGAATGTATTTTGGATATCAAGGATGCTATCCGTTTAAATGCATCAGCTTTGGCAGTTATGGTTTCGATTGGTGATACTTACGAAGGTAAAACTATTGAAAATTTAGTTCGCACAGCCGATTTTGGCTATACATACGGCATTCCAACCATGGGAGTAACTGCCGTAGGAAAGCAAATGACACGCGATGCCCGTTATTTTTCTGCCGCAACACGTATTTGTGCAGAAAACGGAGCAACTTTTGTAAAAACATACTATACCGAGCAAGATTTTGGAAAGGTAATTAACGCATGTCCGGTTCCCATTGTTATTGCTGGAGGTAAAAAATTACCCGAGAAAGATGCATTGGATCTTTGCTACAGAGCAATAAATGAAGGTGCCGCAGGAGTAGATATGGGACGTAATGTTTTCCAAAGTGAATCGCCCATAGCCATGATTCGTGCTGTTCGTGGCGTTGTGCATGAGGGACTGACCCCCGATCAGGCTTTTGAGCTATTTAATAATCTTTCAAAATGA
- a CDS encoding DAK2 domain-containing protein, giving the protein MELLTIDAFKAMMSNALVHVKLREDEFSKLDAVIGDGDHGTAIVTALSCVMTPLEKGTEFKSVLNDMGFAVMLQTSGSTSTLLGAFFLGMSDHASGSLLDVNGVKAMFAGGLENVQKQTKAQKGDKTMMDALIPAVEAMQNSDTADVKELLLSAADAALKGAEDTVRMKANFGRARNYGEQSIGYADSGATSWSCMFAAFAEAV; this is encoded by the coding sequence ATGGAATTATTAACGATAGACGCTTTTAAAGCGATGATGAGTAACGCGCTGGTTCATGTAAAGCTTAGGGAAGACGAATTTTCGAAACTCGATGCGGTTATTGGTGACGGTGATCACGGAACTGCTATTGTTACGGCTCTTTCTTGCGTAATGACTCCTCTCGAAAAAGGAACCGAGTTCAAATCGGTACTTAATGATATGGGATTTGCTGTAATGCTGCAAACCAGCGGTTCTACAAGTACGTTGCTAGGCGCTTTCTTTCTTGGAATGAGCGATCATGCAAGCGGCTCTTTACTTGATGTAAATGGAGTAAAAGCCATGTTTGCCGGAGGACTCGAAAACGTTCAGAAGCAGACAAAGGCTCAGAAGGGTGATAAAACAATGATGGATGCTTTAATTCCGGCTGTTGAGGCGATGCAGAATTCAGACACCGCAGATGTAAAAGAATTGCTGTTGTCTGCTGCGGATGCAGCCTTAAAGGGAGCCGAAGATACAGTCAGGATGAAAGCTAATTTTGGAAGAGCCCGTAACTACGGAGAGCAGTCAATTGGTTATGCAGATTCGGGAGCAACTTCGTGGTCATGTATGTTTGCTGCATTTGCAGAGGCTGTATAA
- a CDS encoding dihydroxyacetone kinase subunit DhaK: MSANKIKFINNPENITQELLEGYVMAYKDKVTLGGENIVVRVHPKSEDKVAIVTLGGSGHEPALSGFVGEGMLDCSVVGDIFAAPGAQRLFQALQMFKREAGILLVVLNHSGDVMSANMACQLAERVGIKVKRLLTHDDISAGIGAPKDDRRGLAGCVPLFKIIGAAAEEGKSLDELLEIGERFCDNVATLAVAMRSCTHPQNNGIITDLPEGIMEIGMGQHGEGGGGRQPLVSADETASQMVDLLLQQLKPAAGDKLMLIINGVGATTHMELNIIYRKSCLVLEEKGFDVVEGRIQEILTVQEQAGFQMIIARLDADHIDYLKNKRADAPYWVTIGK, encoded by the coding sequence ATGTCAGCAAATAAGATAAAATTCATAAACAATCCGGAAAATATTACCCAGGAACTATTGGAAGGCTATGTAATGGCATATAAAGATAAAGTGACTTTAGGTGGCGAGAACATTGTTGTTCGTGTTCATCCAAAAAGCGAAGATAAAGTGGCTATTGTAACCTTGGGCGGATCGGGTCACGAGCCTGCATTAAGTGGCTTTGTTGGCGAAGGAATGCTTGATTGCTCTGTGGTAGGCGATATATTTGCCGCACCAGGAGCACAGCGTCTTTTCCAGGCACTGCAAATGTTTAAAAGAGAAGCCGGAATATTGTTGGTTGTTCTAAATCACTCGGGTGATGTAATGAGTGCCAACATGGCTTGCCAACTTGCCGAACGTGTGGGCATCAAGGTGAAGCGTTTACTTACTCACGACGACATAAGCGCCGGGATTGGTGCTCCGAAAGACGACCGTCGCGGATTGGCTGGTTGCGTTCCTTTGTTTAAAATTATCGGAGCTGCTGCTGAAGAAGGTAAATCATTGGATGAATTATTGGAAATCGGCGAACGTTTCTGTGATAATGTAGCAACTCTTGCTGTTGCTATGCGTTCTTGCACACATCCTCAGAACAACGGTATCATAACCGACCTTCCCGAAGGTATTATGGAGATAGGTATGGGACAGCACGGAGAAGGTGGTGGTGGACGCCAGCCATTAGTATCGGCCGATGAAACTGCTTCTCAAATGGTAGACCTGTTGTTGCAACAACTTAAACCTGCCGCAGGAGATAAATTAATGCTTATCATTAATGGAGTAGGGGCAACAACTCATATGGAACTGAATATTATTTATCGTAAATCATGTCTTGTTTTGGAGGAAAAGGGATTTGATGTGGTGGAAGGCCGTATCCAAGAAATCCTTACCGTTCAGGAGCAAGCTGGTTTCCAGATGATAATTGCCAGACTTGACGCTGATCACATTGATTATTTGAAAAACAAACGTGCAGATGCACCTTACTGGGTTACAATAGGTAAATAA